Proteins encoded within one genomic window of Rhinolophus sinicus isolate RSC01 linkage group LG05, ASM3656204v1, whole genome shotgun sequence:
- the DLL1 gene encoding delta-like protein 1 isoform X2, whose amino-acid sequence MGRRCALALAVVSALLCQVWSSGVFELKLQEFVNKKGLLGNRNCCRGGAGPPPCACRTFFRVCLKHYQASVSPEPPCTYGSAVTPVLGVDSFSLPDGAGADPAFSNPIRFPLGFTWPGTFSLIIEALHTDSPDDLATENPERLISRLATQRHLTVGEEWSQDLHSSGRTDLKYSYRFVCDEHYYGEGCSVFCRPRDDAFGHFTCGERGEKVCNPGWKGQYCTEAICLPGCDEQHGFCDKPGECKCRVGWQGRYCDQCIRYPGCLHGTCQQPWQCNCQEGWGGLFCNQDLNYCTHHKPCRNGATCTNTGQGSYTCSCRPGYTGANCEAETDECSASPCRNGGSCVDLENSYSCTCPPGFYGRLCELSAMACADGPCFNGGRCSDNPEGGYTCRCLAGFSGFNCEKTVDSCSSSPCSHGAQCVDLGDTYLCRCPAGFSGRQCDDNMDECASSPCANGGTCRDGVNGFFCTCPPGYTGRNCSAPVSRCEHAPCHNGATCHDRDRRYLCECARGYGGPNCQFLLPAPPSGSVRVDLSEKYVDGPAGPLPWAAVCAGVVLVLVLLLGCAALGVCVRLRLHKGRLPAEPRRGETETMNNLANCQREKDTCVSVVGATHVKNTNKKVDFHGDQGASKNGLKTRYPGTDCNLAHGLQGDATVSERATKCQLQGSAGEETGTPTLRGEASERKRPDSVYSTSKDTKYQSVYVISEDKDECVIATEV is encoded by the exons ATGGGCCGCCGGTGCGCCCTGGCTCTCGCCGTGGTCTCGGCCCTGCTGTGCCAG GTCTGGAGCTCGGGGGTGTTCGAGCTGAAGCTGCAGGAGTTCGTCAACAAGAAGGGGCTGCTGGGGAATCGCAACTGCTGCCGCGGGGGCGCAGGGCCGCCGCCGTGCGCCTGCAGGACCTTCTTCCGCGTGTGCCTCAAGCACTACCAGGCCAGCGTGTCCCCCGAACCGCCCTGCACCTACGGCAGCGCCGTCACGCCGGTGCTGGGCGTCGACTCCTTCAGCCTGCCCGACGGTGCGGGCGCCGACCCCGCCTTCAGCAACCCCATCCGCTTCCCGTTGGGCTTCACCTGGCCG ggcacCTTCTCTCTGATCATCGAAGCTCTGCACACGGACTCTCCCGATGACCTCGCAACAG AAAACCCCGAGAGACTCATCAGCCGCCTGGCCACGCAGAGGCACCTGACGGTGGGTGAGGAGTGGTCTCAGGACCTGCACAGCAGCGGCCGCACAGACCTCAAGTATTCCTACCGCTTCGTGTGTGACGAGCACTATTATGGGGAAGGCTGCTCCGTCTTCTGTCGCCCCCGAGATGATGCCTTCGGCCACTTCacctgtggggagagaggggagaaagtCTGTAACCCTGGCTGGAAAGGCCAGTACTGCACGGAAG CAATCTGCTTGCCAGGATGTGATGAACAGCATGGGTTTTGTGACAAGCCGGGGGAATGCAA GTGCAGAGTGGGCTGGCAGGGCCGGTACTGTGACCAGTGCATTCGGTACCCAGGCTGTCTCCATGGTACCTGTCAGCAGCCCTGGCAGTGCAACTGCCAGGAAGGCTGGGGGGGCCTTTTCTGCAACCAGG ACCTGAACTATTGCACGCACCACAAGCCCTGCAGAAATGGGGCCACGTGCACCAATACGGGCCAGGGCAGCTACACATGCTCCTGTCGGCCTGGATACACGGGGGCCAACTGCGAGGCCGAGACTGATGAGTGCAGTGCCAGCCCCTGCAGGAACGGAGGGAGCTGCGTG GACCTTGAGAACAGCTACTCCTGCACCTGCCCACCTGGCTTCTACGGCAGGCTCTGCGAGCTGAGTGCCATGGCGTGTGCAGATGGCCCTTGCTTCAATGGGGGGCGGTGCTCAGACAACCCTGAGGGCGGGTACACCTGCCGCTGCCTGGCAGGCTTCTCCGGCTTTAACTGTGAGAAGACAGTGGACTCCTGCAGCTCCTCTCCCTGCTCTCATG GTGCACAGTGTGTGGACCTGGGCGACACCTACCTGTGCCGCTGCCCAGCCGGCTTCTCGGGAAGGCAGTGCgatgacaacatggatgagtgTGCGTCCTCTCCGTGTGCCAATGGGGGCACCTGTCGGGATGGCGTGAACGGTTTCTTCTGCACCTGCCCCCCCGGGTACACAGGCAGGAACTGCAGCGCCCCAGTCAGCAGGTGTGAGCATGCACCCTGCCACAACGGGGCCACCTGCCACGACAGGGACCGCCGCTACCTGTGCGAGTGCGCGCGGGGCTACGGGGGCCCCAACTGCCAGTTCCTGCTCCCCGCGCCGCCATCGGGCTCCGTGCGGGTGGACCTCAGTGAGAAGTACGTGGACGGCCCGGCTGGGCCGCTGCCCTGGGCCGCCGTGTGCGCGGGCGTGGTCCTGGTGCTTGTGCTGCTGCTGGGCTGTGCCGCTCTGGGCGTCTGCGTGCGGCTGCGGCTGCACAAGGGCCGGCTCCCCGCCGAGCCCCGCCGAGGCGAGACGGAAACCATGAACAACCTGGCCAACTGCCAGCGCGAGAAGGACACCTGTGTCAGCGTCGTTGGGGCCACGCACGTCAAGAACACCAATAAGAAGGTGGACTTCCACGGGGACCAGGGCGCCAGCAAGAATGGCCTCAAGACCCGCTACCCAGGCACGGACTGTAACCTCGCGCACGGGCTCCAGGGCGACGCCACCGTCAGCGAGCGGGCGACCAAGTGCCAGCTGCAGGGCTCCGCAGGGGAGGAGACTGGCACCCCGACACTCAGGGG AGAAGCATCGGAAAGAAAAAGGCCGGACTCCGTGTATTCCACTTCAAAAGACACCAAGTACCAGTCGGTGTACGTCATATCAGAGGACAAGGACGAGTGCGTCATCGCAACTGAG GTGTAG
- the DLL1 gene encoding delta-like protein 1 isoform X1, whose translation MGRRCALALAVVSALLCQVWSSGVFELKLQEFVNKKGLLGNRNCCRGGAGPPPCACRTFFRVCLKHYQASVSPEPPCTYGSAVTPVLGVDSFSLPDGAGADPAFSNPIRFPLGFTWPGTFSLIIEALHTDSPDDLATENPERLISRLATQRHLTVGEEWSQDLHSSGRTDLKYSYRFVCDEHYYGEGCSVFCRPRDDAFGHFTCGERGEKVCNPGWKGQYCTEAICLPGCDEQHGFCDKPGECKCRVGWQGRYCDQCIRYPGCLHGTCQQPWQCNCQEGWGGLFCNQDLNYCTHHKPCRNGATCTNTGQGSYTCSCRPGYTGANCEAETDECSASPCRNGGSCVDLENSYSCTCPPGFYGRLCELSAMACADGPCFNGGRCSDNPEGGYTCRCLAGFSGFNCEKTVDSCSSSPCSHGAQCVDLGDTYLCRCPAGFSGRQCDDNMDECASSPCANGGTCRDGVNGFFCTCPPGYTGRNCSAPVSRCEHAPCHNGATCHDRDRRYLCECARGYGGPNCQFLLPAPPSGSVRVDLSEKYVDGPAGPLPWAAVCAGVVLVLVLLLGCAALGVCVRLRLHKGRLPAEPRRGETETMNNLANCQREKDTCVSVVGATHVKNTNKKVDFHGDQGASKNGLKTRYPGTDCNLAHGLQGDATVSERATKCQLQGSAGEETGTPTLRGREASERKRPDSVYSTSKDTKYQSVYVISEDKDECVIATEV comes from the exons ATGGGCCGCCGGTGCGCCCTGGCTCTCGCCGTGGTCTCGGCCCTGCTGTGCCAG GTCTGGAGCTCGGGGGTGTTCGAGCTGAAGCTGCAGGAGTTCGTCAACAAGAAGGGGCTGCTGGGGAATCGCAACTGCTGCCGCGGGGGCGCAGGGCCGCCGCCGTGCGCCTGCAGGACCTTCTTCCGCGTGTGCCTCAAGCACTACCAGGCCAGCGTGTCCCCCGAACCGCCCTGCACCTACGGCAGCGCCGTCACGCCGGTGCTGGGCGTCGACTCCTTCAGCCTGCCCGACGGTGCGGGCGCCGACCCCGCCTTCAGCAACCCCATCCGCTTCCCGTTGGGCTTCACCTGGCCG ggcacCTTCTCTCTGATCATCGAAGCTCTGCACACGGACTCTCCCGATGACCTCGCAACAG AAAACCCCGAGAGACTCATCAGCCGCCTGGCCACGCAGAGGCACCTGACGGTGGGTGAGGAGTGGTCTCAGGACCTGCACAGCAGCGGCCGCACAGACCTCAAGTATTCCTACCGCTTCGTGTGTGACGAGCACTATTATGGGGAAGGCTGCTCCGTCTTCTGTCGCCCCCGAGATGATGCCTTCGGCCACTTCacctgtggggagagaggggagaaagtCTGTAACCCTGGCTGGAAAGGCCAGTACTGCACGGAAG CAATCTGCTTGCCAGGATGTGATGAACAGCATGGGTTTTGTGACAAGCCGGGGGAATGCAA GTGCAGAGTGGGCTGGCAGGGCCGGTACTGTGACCAGTGCATTCGGTACCCAGGCTGTCTCCATGGTACCTGTCAGCAGCCCTGGCAGTGCAACTGCCAGGAAGGCTGGGGGGGCCTTTTCTGCAACCAGG ACCTGAACTATTGCACGCACCACAAGCCCTGCAGAAATGGGGCCACGTGCACCAATACGGGCCAGGGCAGCTACACATGCTCCTGTCGGCCTGGATACACGGGGGCCAACTGCGAGGCCGAGACTGATGAGTGCAGTGCCAGCCCCTGCAGGAACGGAGGGAGCTGCGTG GACCTTGAGAACAGCTACTCCTGCACCTGCCCACCTGGCTTCTACGGCAGGCTCTGCGAGCTGAGTGCCATGGCGTGTGCAGATGGCCCTTGCTTCAATGGGGGGCGGTGCTCAGACAACCCTGAGGGCGGGTACACCTGCCGCTGCCTGGCAGGCTTCTCCGGCTTTAACTGTGAGAAGACAGTGGACTCCTGCAGCTCCTCTCCCTGCTCTCATG GTGCACAGTGTGTGGACCTGGGCGACACCTACCTGTGCCGCTGCCCAGCCGGCTTCTCGGGAAGGCAGTGCgatgacaacatggatgagtgTGCGTCCTCTCCGTGTGCCAATGGGGGCACCTGTCGGGATGGCGTGAACGGTTTCTTCTGCACCTGCCCCCCCGGGTACACAGGCAGGAACTGCAGCGCCCCAGTCAGCAGGTGTGAGCATGCACCCTGCCACAACGGGGCCACCTGCCACGACAGGGACCGCCGCTACCTGTGCGAGTGCGCGCGGGGCTACGGGGGCCCCAACTGCCAGTTCCTGCTCCCCGCGCCGCCATCGGGCTCCGTGCGGGTGGACCTCAGTGAGAAGTACGTGGACGGCCCGGCTGGGCCGCTGCCCTGGGCCGCCGTGTGCGCGGGCGTGGTCCTGGTGCTTGTGCTGCTGCTGGGCTGTGCCGCTCTGGGCGTCTGCGTGCGGCTGCGGCTGCACAAGGGCCGGCTCCCCGCCGAGCCCCGCCGAGGCGAGACGGAAACCATGAACAACCTGGCCAACTGCCAGCGCGAGAAGGACACCTGTGTCAGCGTCGTTGGGGCCACGCACGTCAAGAACACCAATAAGAAGGTGGACTTCCACGGGGACCAGGGCGCCAGCAAGAATGGCCTCAAGACCCGCTACCCAGGCACGGACTGTAACCTCGCGCACGGGCTCCAGGGCGACGCCACCGTCAGCGAGCGGGCGACCAAGTGCCAGCTGCAGGGCTCCGCAGGGGAGGAGACTGGCACCCCGACACTCAGGGG TAGAGAAGCATCGGAAAGAAAAAGGCCGGACTCCGTGTATTCCACTTCAAAAGACACCAAGTACCAGTCGGTGTACGTCATATCAGAGGACAAGGACGAGTGCGTCATCGCAACTGAG GTGTAG